One genomic region from Methanonatronarchaeum thermophilum encodes:
- the rpoA2 gene encoding DNA-directed RNA polymerase subunit A'': MTKEPIKKYDGKLPPKILHEINEKAIENNLTDSELEKVLEKALQQYQEKQVDYGEPVGTVAAQSIGEPGTQMTMRTFHYAGVAEINVTLGLPRLIEIVDARKTPSSPMMTVKLEEEYAKDRNKARKIGWKIEETKIKNIAEIEPNPSQMKITLKLDETMLDRRDLTEDQVVEIIESEINLDVTKENKKIVIRTKKSSYRELLRAVEQLKEIKVAGIDGIKRAIIRKEDDEYTVYTEGSAFKQVLKLDGVDSQKTKTNDVHEINNALGIEAARQALINEAMDTLREQGLEVNVRHIMLVADVMTTTGRLKQIGRHGVSGDKESVLARAAFEVTVKHLLNAGKKGQSDELKGIPENVIVGQPIELGTGVVDLEMESMEG, encoded by the coding sequence ATGACCAAAGAACCAATAAAAAAATACGACGGAAAACTCCCCCCCAAAATACTCCACGAAATAAACGAAAAAGCCATAGAAAACAACTTAACAGACAGCGAACTCGAAAAAGTACTAGAAAAAGCATTACAACAATACCAAGAAAAACAAGTAGACTATGGAGAACCCGTCGGAACAGTCGCAGCACAATCAATCGGAGAACCAGGAACACAGATGACAATGCGAACATTCCACTACGCAGGTGTCGCAGAAATCAACGTAACACTCGGACTACCAAGACTGATAGAGATCGTCGATGCAAGAAAAACACCATCCAGCCCAATGATGACCGTTAAACTAGAGGAAGAATACGCCAAAGACAGAAACAAAGCCCGAAAAATCGGATGGAAAATAGAAGAAACAAAAATCAAAAACATCGCCGAAATCGAGCCAAACCCATCACAAATGAAAATCACACTCAAACTAGACGAAACAATGCTAGACCGAAGAGACCTCACAGAAGACCAAGTAGTAGAAATAATAGAATCAGAAATAAACCTAGACGTAACAAAAGAAAACAAAAAAATCGTCATAAGAACCAAAAAATCATCATACAGAGAACTACTCAGAGCAGTAGAACAACTCAAAGAAATCAAAGTAGCAGGAATAGACGGCATAAAACGAGCAATAATAAGAAAAGAAGACGACGAATACACAGTATACACAGAAGGATCCGCATTCAAACAAGTACTAAAACTCGATGGAGTAGACTCACAAAAAACAAAAACAAACGACGTACACGAAATAAACAACGCATTAGGGATAGAAGCAGCAAGACAAGCCCTAATAAACGAAGCAATGGATACATTGAGAGAACAAGGACTAGAAGTAAACGTAAGACATATAATGTTAGTAGCCGACGTAATGACAACCACCGGAAGACTCAAACAGATCGGAAGACACGGAGTAAGCGGAGACAAAGAAAGCGTACTCGCAAGAGCAGCATTCGAAGTAACAGTAAAACACCTTTTAAACGCCGGCAAAAAAGGACAGTCAGATGAACTTAAGGGAATACCTGAAAATGTAATAGTTGGCCAGCCAATAGAACTTGGAACTGGCGTAGTAGACTTAGAAATGGAATCAATGGAGGGTTAA
- a CDS encoding NusA-like transcription termination signal-binding factor, giving the protein MSEVKLSSDEIRYIALFESLTGAGARDCYVDEENDRVIFVVNQGEMGLAIGKGGRNIKRFRETVGKRVEVVEYAENPAPFIENALSPAEVEEIEIVNGEEGKKAEIEVKESKKGLVIGKNGRNIEKAKLLADRHYNINDIILL; this is encoded by the coding sequence ATGAGTGAAGTAAAACTATCATCAGACGAAATAAGATACATAGCATTGTTTGAAAGCCTAACAGGAGCAGGAGCAAGAGATTGCTACGTAGACGAAGAAAACGATAGAGTAATATTCGTAGTAAACCAAGGCGAAATGGGACTAGCAATAGGTAAAGGCGGAAGAAACATAAAAAGATTCAGAGAAACAGTAGGAAAAAGAGTAGAAGTAGTAGAATACGCAGAAAACCCCGCACCATTCATCGAAAACGCTTTATCACCAGCCGAAGTCGAAGAAATAGAGATAGTAAACGGAGAAGAAGGCAAAAAAGCAGAAATCGAAGTCAAAGAAAGCAAAAAAGGACTAGTAATCGGCAAAAACGGTAGAAACATCGAAAAAGCCAAACTACTAGCAGACAGACACTACAACATAAACGACATAATATTACTATAA
- a CDS encoding DNA-directed RNA polymerase subunit A' gives MHTPLKRIRSVNFGILSPEEIRKMSVTKIITPDTYDDDGYPIEMGLMDRRLGVIDPGLECKTCGGRPGECPGHFGRIELAAPVIHSGYARDLRRLLRVTCRECGTLLLTDKEKQTIVKELKQMKEMNEPVKKIVRKAIREARKTKECQKCGREQNKIKFEKPTTFYEDGEKLTPSDIREWLEKIPDEDVKVLDIDPESARPEWMVLEVLPVPPVTIRPSITLESGQRSEDDITHKLVDILRINQRFQENREAGAPQLVIEDLWELIQYHVTTFIDNEVSGIPPARHRSGRPLKTLSQRLKGKEGRFRNNLSGKRVNFSARTVISPDPNISVNELGVPTQIAKEMTIPIEVTERNIEKMRETILRGSQTHPGANYVKRLDGRKQKITEENKEMVAEKVEVGWKVDRHLKNGDIVLFNRQPSLHRMSIMGHRVRVMPGKTFRINLCVCPPYNADFDGDEMNLHVLQGEEARAEAEVLMEVQEHLISPRFGAPIIGGIHDHITGSFMLTRKGTHLDKDDAIELLRMADIYSLPEPQTKENGEEYWTGKQIFSQVLPNDLSLKYRGELCENCNECKQIECENEAYIKIENGELKSGVIDEKAFGAFSGVILDRVVRDYGSDRALKFLNDVTRLAIRSITKFGFSIGIDDEDLPKEAEDQIERIVEKAEEEVDKLVDTYERGELEPIPGRSIEETLEMKIMQTLGNARDKTGKVAEQHLGMDNAGVVMAVSGARGSMLNLTQMTASVGQQSVRGERINRGYEKRTLSAFERDDLGATARGFVYSSYKDGLSPTEFFMHAMGGREGLVDTAVRTAQSGYMQRRLINSLQDLKISEDGTVRNTSDDIIQFEYGEDGVDPSKSFRGDPVDIEGIIDEVKMEAEK, from the coding sequence ATGCACACCCCGCTTAAACGTATTAGAAGTGTTAATTTTGGCATACTATCCCCAGAAGAAATAAGAAAAATGAGCGTCACCAAAATCATCACCCCCGATACATACGATGATGATGGATATCCCATCGAAATGGGATTGATGGACCGGCGGTTAGGAGTTATAGACCCCGGATTAGAATGCAAAACATGTGGAGGACGGCCAGGTGAATGTCCAGGCCATTTCGGTCGAATTGAACTCGCAGCACCCGTAATCCACAGTGGTTATGCAAGAGACCTAAGGAGACTATTAAGAGTAACATGCCGTGAATGCGGAACACTCCTACTAACAGATAAAGAAAAACAAACCATAGTCAAAGAACTTAAACAAATGAAGGAGATGAACGAGCCGGTAAAAAAAATCGTTCGAAAAGCAATACGAGAAGCAAGAAAAACAAAAGAATGCCAGAAATGTGGTCGAGAACAAAACAAAATAAAATTCGAAAAACCAACAACATTCTACGAAGACGGAGAAAAACTAACCCCCTCAGACATAAGAGAATGGCTCGAAAAAATACCTGACGAAGACGTAAAAGTACTGGACATAGACCCTGAAAGCGCCAGACCAGAATGGATGGTTCTAGAAGTACTGCCAGTACCACCCGTAACAATAAGACCATCAATAACACTCGAATCAGGACAGAGATCCGAAGACGACATAACACACAAACTGGTGGACATACTCAGAATAAACCAGAGATTCCAAGAAAACCGAGAAGCAGGAGCACCACAACTCGTAATAGAAGACCTATGGGAGTTAATACAATACCACGTAACAACATTCATCGACAACGAGGTCTCAGGAATACCACCAGCAAGACACAGATCAGGAAGACCACTAAAAACACTCAGCCAGAGACTAAAAGGAAAAGAAGGAAGATTCCGAAACAACCTCTCAGGAAAACGAGTCAACTTCAGCGCACGAACAGTAATATCACCCGACCCGAACATATCGGTAAACGAACTCGGAGTACCAACACAGATAGCAAAAGAAATGACAATACCTATAGAAGTGACAGAGAGAAACATCGAAAAAATGAGAGAAACCATACTCCGTGGATCCCAAACACACCCAGGAGCAAACTACGTAAAAAGACTCGACGGACGAAAACAAAAAATCACAGAAGAAAACAAAGAGATGGTCGCCGAAAAAGTAGAGGTAGGTTGGAAAGTAGACCGACACCTAAAAAACGGTGACATCGTATTGTTCAACAGACAGCCATCACTACACAGAATGAGTATAATGGGACATCGAGTACGAGTAATGCCAGGGAAAACATTCAGAATAAACCTATGCGTCTGCCCACCATACAACGCAGACTTCGACGGAGACGAAATGAACCTACACGTACTTCAAGGAGAAGAAGCAAGAGCCGAAGCAGAAGTCCTAATGGAAGTGCAAGAACACCTAATATCACCCAGATTCGGAGCACCAATCATAGGAGGAATCCACGACCACATAACAGGGTCATTCATGCTTACAAGAAAAGGAACACACCTCGACAAAGACGACGCAATAGAACTACTCAGAATGGCAGACATATACAGCCTCCCAGAACCACAGACAAAAGAAAACGGAGAAGAATACTGGACAGGAAAACAGATATTCAGCCAAGTACTACCCAACGACCTCAGCCTAAAATACCGAGGCGAGTTATGCGAAAACTGCAATGAATGCAAACAAATAGAATGCGAAAACGAAGCATACATCAAAATAGAAAACGGCGAACTAAAATCAGGAGTAATAGACGAAAAAGCATTCGGAGCATTCAGCGGAGTAATACTAGACAGAGTAGTAAGAGACTACGGCAGCGATAGAGCCCTAAAATTCCTAAACGACGTAACAAGACTAGCAATACGATCGATAACAAAATTCGGTTTCTCGATCGGAATAGACGATGAAGACCTACCAAAAGAAGCAGAAGACCAGATAGAAAGAATCGTAGAAAAAGCCGAAGAAGAAGTTGATAAACTAGTCGACACATACGAAAGAGGAGAACTAGAACCAATACCAGGCCGATCAATAGAAGAAACACTCGAAATGAAAATCATGCAAACACTAGGAAACGCAAGAGACAAAACAGGGAAAGTCGCAGAACAACACCTCGGAATGGATAACGCAGGCGTTGTGATGGCCGTATCAGGAGCTAGAGGAAGTATGCTTAACCTCACACAAATGACAGCTTCCGTAGGACAACAATCAGTGCGTGGAGAACGAATAAACAGAGGATACGAAAAAAGAACACTATCCGCATTCGAAAGAGACGACCTTGGAGCAACAGCACGTGGATTCGTATACTCAAGCTACAAAGACGGTTTATCCCCAACAGAATTCTTCATGCACGCAATGGGTGGAAGAGAAGGACTCGTAGACACAGCTGTAAGAACAGCCCAATCAGGATACATGCAAAGAAGACTAATAAACTCACTACAAGACCTAAAAATCAGCGAAGACGGAACAGTGAGAAACACCTCAGACGACATAATACAATTCGAATACGGAGAAGACGGAGTAGACCCAAGCAAAAGCTTTAGAGGCGACCCAGTAGACATAGAAGGAATAATAGATGAAGTAAAAATGGAGGCAGAGAAATGA
- a CDS encoding 30S ribosomal protein S12, which produces MGKGMYAARKLKKDRQKHRWSDKDYQRRVLNLDEKADPLEGAPQGTGIVIEKVGIEAKQPNSAIRKCVRVQLVKNGRQLTAFCPGDNAISFIDEHDEVLIEGIGGRMGRSMGDIPGVRFKVIKVNGVSLEELVRGNKEKPMR; this is translated from the coding sequence ATGGGTAAAGGAATGTATGCAGCTAGAAAACTAAAAAAAGACCGACAGAAACATAGATGGAGCGATAAAGATTACCAAAGAAGAGTATTAAACCTAGACGAAAAAGCAGATCCTCTAGAAGGAGCACCACAAGGAACAGGAATCGTAATCGAAAAAGTAGGAATCGAAGCCAAACAACCAAACTCAGCAATAAGAAAATGTGTAAGAGTACAACTCGTAAAAAACGGAAGACAACTAACAGCCTTCTGTCCAGGAGACAACGCAATCTCATTCATAGATGAACACGACGAAGTACTGATAGAAGGAATAGGCGGTCGAATGGGCCGTTCAATGGGAGACATCCCCGGCGTACGATTCAAAGTAATAAAAGTAAACGGCGTCTCACTCGAAGAACTCGTTAGAGGAAACAAAGAAAAACCAATGAGGTAA
- a CDS encoding 50S ribosomal protein L30e, which yields MDFEKAIEDAIHTGKVKIGSNETIKTLEEETAELIITANNCPKNIDIEITQLAKEKGIKIIELNTSNYELGALCGRPHSVAALSIIDPGKSRILGVQELTGEINE from the coding sequence TTGGATTTTGAAAAAGCTATTGAAGACGCTATACACACAGGAAAAGTGAAAATAGGGTCAAATGAAACAATAAAAACACTAGAAGAAGAAACAGCAGAGCTGATAATAACGGCAAACAACTGCCCAAAAAACATAGACATAGAGATAACCCAGCTCGCGAAAGAAAAAGGAATTAAAATAATCGAATTAAACACATCTAATTATGAATTAGGGGCATTATGCGGCAGACCACACTCTGTAGCCGCATTATCAATAATAGACCCCGGAAAATCAAGAATACTAGGAGTCCAAGAACTCACTGGTGAGATAAATGAGTGA